From the genome of Carassius auratus strain Wakin chromosome 26, ASM336829v1, whole genome shotgun sequence, one region includes:
- the rapgef2a gene encoding rap guanine nucleotide exchange factor 2 isoform X4 produces MASYVDNSFRHAIMKNPADRTQQDLQIVYSYLHGMEALSNLREHQLRLMCETVRYEQHEANEVLFYPDDIGTCWYILLSGSVFIKESMFLPRSSFGKRSAGSLRRGCECIVLEASEMIVVDYMDDNDEYFQRQTSHRQSRRRFRKINQCGERQTIIDTVDHYPVSKPPLPPGYHSECSKSQLPADFSKHHPSDSCHTHTNSSQSRSSIASDSGSSSLSDIYQATESECGDMDLSGLPETAVDSDEDDDDEDVGRGTDPLMSRDIVRDCLEKDPMDRTDDDIEQLLEFVQQLPAFASLSVSVRRELCAVMVFAVVERAGTIVLNNGEELDSWSVILNGAVEVIYPDGSSVSVCMGGSFGVSPSMEKQLMTGVMRTKVDDCQFVCIAQQDYCCILNQVEQNTQRVEEEGEIVMVKEHRELDRTGTRKGHIVVKGTAERLMQHLVEDHSVVDPTYIEDFLLTYRTFLPSPLILGQRLLDWFNEPSLRDKVTRVVLLWVNNHFSDFEGDPDMTSFLEEFQSDLEREKMTGQLRLLNIACAAKAKPRVITINRPAREMPLPFTLIGGAERGTRLFISSVEVGSKAEEAGLKRGDQILEVNGQTFENVQLSKATEILKNNTQLCMSVKTNLLVFKELVARLAEERKNGVPHLPKIGDGKKNSRYSVPELGAGSDLIGQEKVSKKVKAHTVGGRNKLMKILDKTRMSILPQKPYSDLGLGQTQDDSIVGLRQNKQTQPTMAVSGNLSSSNPDLAQGQQRIIDYSTQPPELQDQVLRVFKADQQSRYLLINRDTTAREAANQAMREFGLTASPEAYSLCEVSVTQEGVIKQRRLPDQLSKLADRIQLSARYYLKSNMETETLCSDVEAQEMQRESVVPLLSLSSMEIANQLSARNYLLFSSIEPTDYISDLFKLHPQEPPSNLRNFEALVNQETFWVATEIVQETNLAKRVKIIKHFIKIALHCRDCKNFNSMFAIISGFNLAPVARLRSTWERLPGKYEKLLAELQDVFDPSRNMAKYRNLLNKHNLQPPVIPLFPVIKKDLTFLHEGNNSKVDGLVNFEKLRMIAREIRHVVRMASITMDPALLFKTRSLSQVSSSSLSDIGTMGGKRKGRRSSFLSAKKLYEVEMMSRRVRQYLDAQTHESDEEKLHELSLQCEPAHSSSLKNSGERRRVDASPVSQRSTTPQQTNGNHGRKTSLGKELPPFGAQSPQSLHKILSLSEEGRDRQRKLPEDSQSNASSLLSSPRTSPHSTPRKAPQLVVKASDQLSLLSSSSSDLISVGDHTHAQARTITHPLSTRRAEPDQMSLGSYSLTQDQCDRASLDAADSGRGSWTSCSSGSHDNIQSIPQRVGYYDSRSWETLAEGMGRSHVSTPTGYWGDELEGETGTIKRRGGKDETPNLNKNTASRREGRFRDPPPTPPGYTALSLAEADSHSHAHGRRPPDYTAALQRSRLLKRSCDPPSLHPSSRLPVYNHCQSPRRPQPDENEQISAV; encoded by the exons ATGGCGTCATATGTGGACAATAGTTTTCGGCACGCGATCATGAAGAATCCTGCCGACCGGACGCAACAG gATCTGCAGATCGTGTACTCATACCTCCATGGCATGGAAGCGCTGTCCAACTTGAGGGAACATCAGCTCAG GCTGATGTGCGAGACCGTTCGATATGAACAGCATGAAGCTAATGAGGTTTTATTCTA TCCTGATGACATTGGGACCTGCTGGTATATCCTCCTCTCTGGTTCAGTCTTTATAAAGGAGTCCATGTTTCTGCCCCGCAGCAG ttttggtaaACGTTCTGCGGGTAGTTTACGTCGTGGTTGTGAGTGTATCGTCCTTGAGGCTTCAGAAATGATTGTG GTGGACTACATGGATGACAACGATGAGTATTTCCAAAGACAAACATCTCATCGGCAGTCCAGGAGAAGATTCCGCAAGATAAACCAGTGCGGAGAGCGACAGACAATAATTGATACGGTTGATCATTATCCAGTCAGCAAGCCCCCTCTGCCACCAGGATACCACTCG GAATGCTCAAAATCCCAG CTTCCTGCCGACTTCTCAAAGCATCACCCCTCTGACAGTTGCCACACCCATACGAATTCAAGCCAATCACGTTCCAGCATCGCCAGTGATTCAGGAAGTAGCAGCCTATCAGATATCTACCAG GCCACTGAAAGTGAATGTGGGGACATGGACCTGAGCGGGCTTCCTGAAACGGCAGTGGACTCGgacgaggatgatgatgatgaggatgtaGGGAGGGGAACGGACCCTCTTATGAGTCGAGATATTGTGAGAGACTGTCTGGAGAAAGACCCTATGGACCGTACAGATGATGACATCG AGCAGTTGCTGGAGTTTGTGCAGCAGCTTCCGGCATTTGCCAGTCTGAGTGTTTCGGTGCGGAGGGAGCTGTGTGCCGTCATGGTGTTTGCGGTTGTGGAACGGGCCGGAACCATCGTGCTCAACAACGGTGAAGAG ctggACTCATGGTCAGTCATTTTGAATGGAGCAGTAGAGGTGATCTATCCAGATGGcagcagtgtgagtgtgtgtatgggTGGAAGTTTTGGTGTCTCCCCTTCAATGGAAAAACAGCTGATGACTGGAGTCATGAGGACCAAAGTAGACGACTGTCAG tttgTGTGTATTGCCCAGCAGGACtactgctgcattctgaatcaggTTGAGCAGAACACACAGCGAGTGGAGGAGGAAGGAGAAATCGTCATGGTCAAAGAACACAGAGAACTTGACCGGACGGGCACCCGCAAGGGACACATTGTTGTTAag GGCACTGCTGAAAGGCTGATGCAGCACTTAGTGGAGGATCATTCAGTTGTCGACCCTACATATATTGAGGACTTCCTGTTGACCTATCGTACCTTCCTGCCCAGTCCTCTGATTTTGGGACAGAGACTTTTGGACTGGTTTAATGAACCCAGTTTACGGGACAAG GTAACCCGAGTTGTCTTGTTATGGGTTAACAATCACTTCAGTGACTTTGAAGGAGACCCTGATATGACCAGTTTTTTGGAGGAATTTCAGAGCGATCTGGAAAGAGAG aaaatgacaggTCAGTTGCGGTTGCTCAACATAGCTTGTGCGGCTAAAGCCAAACCCAGAGTGATTACTATAAATAGGCCTGCTCGAGAGATGCCCCTCCCCTTCACACTGATTGGAGGAGCTGAACGAGGAACACGCCTCTTTATCAGCAGCGTGGAAGTTGGTAGCAAAGCAGAGGAAGCTGGGCTTAAACGTGGAGACCAG ATATTGGAGGTGAACGGGCAGACGTTTGAGAATGTGCAGCTGTCCAAAGCAACTGAAATTCTCAAGAACAATACACAGCTCTGTATGAGTGTCAAAACCAACCTCCTGG TCTTCAAGGAGCTGGTTGCCAGGTTGGCAGAGGAAAGGAAAAACGGCGTTCCTCATCTTCCGAAGATTGGTGACGGAAAGAAAAATAGCCGTTATTCTGTACCTGAACTTGGGGCTGGTTCTGACTTAATAGGTCAAGAAAAGGTCAGCAAGAAGGTCAAAGCACATACTGTGGGCGGCCGAAATAAACTCATGAAGATTCTAGACAAGACACGCATGAGCATCCTACCTCAGAAACCTTACAG TGACCTCGGGTTAGGGCAGACTCAGGATGACAGTATTGTGGGATTAAGACAGAACAAACAGACTCAGCCAACAATGGCAGTCAGTGGAAATCTCTCATCCAGTAACCCTGACCTGGCCCAAGGCCAACAGCGCATTATTGACTACAGTACACAGCCACCAG AATTGCAAGACCAGGTGCTGCGTGTTTTCAAAGCAGACCAACAAAGTCGTTACTTACTGATTAACAGAGACACCACAGCAAGAGAGGCAGCCAATCAGGCGATGCGAGAGTTCGGCTTGACGGCAAGTCCTGAAGCCTATTCGCTCTGTGAGGTTTCCGTCACACAGGAGGGAGTTATCAAACAGAGACGATTACCCGATCAACTCTCTAAACTGGCTGACAGGATACAGCTAAGTGCCAG GTACTACCTGAAGAGCAACATGGAGACAGAGACGCTGTGCTCGGATGTGGAAGCACAGGAGATGCAGCGAGAGTCTGTGGTCCCTTTGTTGTCCTTGAGCTCCATGGAGATAGCCAATCAGCTGTCAGCACGAAACTATCTGCTCTTCTCCAGCATTGAACCGACGGATTACATCAGTGACCTTTTCAAGCTTCACCCACAAGAGCCTCCTAGCAATCTGCGCAACTTTGAGGCTCTTGTAAACCAGGAGACCTTCTGGGTCGCCACAGAGATTGTACAAGAAACCAACCTGGCCAAGAGAGTGAAGATCATCAAGCACTTTATAAAGATTGCCCTTCACTGCCGTGACTGCAAGAACTTCAACTCCATGTTTGCCATAATCAG TGGGTTCAATCTAGCACCCGTCGCTCGGTTGAGATCTACATGGGAACGTTTGCCTGGAAAATATGAGAAGCTTCTGGCAGAATTACAGGACGTTTTTGACCCTTCTCGAAATATGGCCAAATACCGCAACCTCCTCAACAAACACAACCTGCAGCCACCAGTCATCCCTCTGTTTCCCGTCATTAAGAAAGACCTCACCTTCCTCCATGAGG GCAACAACTCCAAGGTGGACGGCCTGGTGAATTTTGAGAAGTTGAGGATGATTGCGCGAGAGATCAGACACGTGGTTCGAATGGCTTCAATCACCATGGACCCTGCGTTGCTTTTTAAGACTAG GTCTCTAAGTCAGGTGAGCAGCTCTTCTCTCTCTGACATTGGAACGATGGGTGGGAAGAGGAAGGGGAGGCGGAGCTCTTTTCTCAGCGCTAAGAAACTCTATGAGGTGGAGATGATGAGCAGACGCGTGCGGCAGTACCTGGACGCGCAAACACACGAGAGCGATGAGGAGAAGCTCCATGAACTATCTTTGCAGTGTGAGCCTGCCCACAGCTCCA GTCTGAAGAACTCAGGTGAGAGAAGACGAGTGGATGCATCTCCTGTCAGTCAAAGAAGCACCACTCCACAGCAGACTAATGGAAATCATGGTCGCAAGACATCACTTGGCAAAGAGTTACCACCATTTG GTGCCCAGTCTCCTCAGTCTCTTCATAAGATTTTGTCTCTGTCAGAAGAGGGCAGAGACAGACAACGAAAGCTGCCTGAGGACAGCCAGTCGAATGCTTCATCTCTACTCTCCTCTCCGCGTACCTCACCGCACAGCACACCTAGAAAAG CCCCACAGTTAGTGGTGAAAGCATCAGATCAGCTGAGTTTGTTAAGCTCCTCCTCCTCTGATCTCATCAGTGTTGGTGACCACACGCATGCTCAAGCCCGTACGATTACACACCCACTCAGCACACGTAGGGCTGAACCTGACCAAATGAGCTTGGG ATCCTACTCCTTGACTCAGGATCAGTGTGACCGTGCGTCATTGGACGCAGCAGACAGTGGCCGTGGCAGCTGGACGTCCTGCTCCAGTGGTTCCCATGATAACATCCAGAGTATTCCACAGCGTGTGGGTTATTATGACAGCCGCAGCTGGGAGACGCTGGCAGAAGGGATGGGACGAAGTCACGTGTCCACACCTACCGGTTACTGGGGCGATGAATTGGAAGGAGAAACAGGAACGATAAAACGTAGAGGTGGAAAAGACGAAACTCCAAACTTAAACAAGAATACTGCGAGTCGGAGGGAGGGACGCTTTAGAGATCCTCCACCCACACCGCCTGGTTATACTGCTCTGTCATTGGCTGAGGCCGACAGCCACAGTCACGCCCATGGGCGACGCCCACCAGACTACACAGCGGCTCTGCAGAGGTCTCGATTACTTAAAAGGTCATGTGATCCTCCTTCACTTCACCCATCCAGTAGATTGCCAGTATACAACCACTGCCAGTCACCACGACGTCCACAACCGGATG
- the rapgef2a gene encoding rap guanine nucleotide exchange factor 2 isoform X1, translating to MASYVDNSFRHAIMKNPADRTQQDLQIVYSYLHGMEALSNLREHQLRLMCETVRYEQHEANEVLFYPDDIGTCWYILLSGSVFIKESMFLPRSSFGKRSAGSLRRGCECIVLEASEMIVVDYMDDNDEYFQRQTSHRQSRRRFRKINQCGERQTIIDTVDHYPVSKPPLPPGYHSECSKSQLPADFSKHHPSDSCHTHTNSSQSRSSIASDSGSSSLSDIYQATESECGDMDLSGLPETAVDSDEDDDDEDVGRGTDPLMSRDIVRDCLEKDPMDRTDDDIEQLLEFVQQLPAFASLSVSVRRELCAVMVFAVVERAGTIVLNNGEELDSWSVILNGAVEVIYPDGSSVSVCMGGSFGVSPSMEKQLMTGVMRTKVDDCQFVCIAQQDYCCILNQVEQNTQRVEEEGEIVMVKEHRELDRTGTRKGHIVVKGTAERLMQHLVEDHSVVDPTYIEDFLLTYRTFLPSPLILGQRLLDWFNEPSLRDKVTRVVLLWVNNHFSDFEGDPDMTSFLEEFQSDLEREKMTGQLRLLNIACAAKAKPRVITINRPAREMPLPFTLIGGAERGTRLFISSVEVGSKAEEAGLKRGDQILEVNGQTFENVQLSKATEILKNNTQLCMSVKTNLLVFKELVARLAEERKNGVPHLPKIGDGKKNSRYSVPELGAGSDLIGQEKVSKKVKAHTVGGRNKLMKILDKTRMSILPQKPYSDLGLGQTQDDSIVGLRQNKQTQPTMAVSGNLSSSNPDLAQGQQRIIDYSTQPPAPGFTQLQDQVLRVFKADQQSRYLLINRDTTAREAANQAMREFGLTASPEAYSLCEVSVTQEGVIKQRRLPDQLSKLADRIQLSARYYLKSNMETETLCSDVEAQEMQRESVVPLLSLSSMEIANQLSARNYLLFSSIEPTDYISDLFKLHPQEPPSNLRNFEALVNQETFWVATEIVQETNLAKRVKIIKHFIKIALHCRDCKNFNSMFAIISGFNLAPVARLRSTWERLPGKYEKLLAELQDVFDPSRNMAKYRNLLNKHNLQPPVIPLFPVIKKDLTFLHEGNNSKVDGLVNFEKLRMIAREIRHVVRMASITMDPALLFKTRKKKWRSLGSLSQVSSSSLSDIGTMGGKRKGRRSSFLSAKKLYEVEMMSRRVRQYLDAQTHESDEEKLHELSLQCEPAHSSSLKNSGERRRVDASPVSQRSTTPQQTNGNHGRKTSLGKELPPFGAQSPQSLHKILSLSEEGRDRQRKLPEDSQSNASSLLSSPRTSPHSTPRKAPQLVVKASDQLSLLSSSSSDLISVGDHTHAQARTITHPLSTRRAEPDQMSLGSYSLTQDQCDRASLDAADSGRGSWTSCSSGSHDNIQSIPQRVGYYDSRSWETLAEGMGRSHVSTPTGYWGDELEGETGTIKRRGGKDETPNLNKNTASRREGRFRDPPPTPPGYTALSLAEADSHSHAHGRRPPDYTAALQRSRLLKRSCDPPSLHPSSRLPVYNHCQSPRRPQPDENEQISAV from the exons ATGGCGTCATATGTGGACAATAGTTTTCGGCACGCGATCATGAAGAATCCTGCCGACCGGACGCAACAG gATCTGCAGATCGTGTACTCATACCTCCATGGCATGGAAGCGCTGTCCAACTTGAGGGAACATCAGCTCAG GCTGATGTGCGAGACCGTTCGATATGAACAGCATGAAGCTAATGAGGTTTTATTCTA TCCTGATGACATTGGGACCTGCTGGTATATCCTCCTCTCTGGTTCAGTCTTTATAAAGGAGTCCATGTTTCTGCCCCGCAGCAG ttttggtaaACGTTCTGCGGGTAGTTTACGTCGTGGTTGTGAGTGTATCGTCCTTGAGGCTTCAGAAATGATTGTG GTGGACTACATGGATGACAACGATGAGTATTTCCAAAGACAAACATCTCATCGGCAGTCCAGGAGAAGATTCCGCAAGATAAACCAGTGCGGAGAGCGACAGACAATAATTGATACGGTTGATCATTATCCAGTCAGCAAGCCCCCTCTGCCACCAGGATACCACTCG GAATGCTCAAAATCCCAG CTTCCTGCCGACTTCTCAAAGCATCACCCCTCTGACAGTTGCCACACCCATACGAATTCAAGCCAATCACGTTCCAGCATCGCCAGTGATTCAGGAAGTAGCAGCCTATCAGATATCTACCAG GCCACTGAAAGTGAATGTGGGGACATGGACCTGAGCGGGCTTCCTGAAACGGCAGTGGACTCGgacgaggatgatgatgatgaggatgtaGGGAGGGGAACGGACCCTCTTATGAGTCGAGATATTGTGAGAGACTGTCTGGAGAAAGACCCTATGGACCGTACAGATGATGACATCG AGCAGTTGCTGGAGTTTGTGCAGCAGCTTCCGGCATTTGCCAGTCTGAGTGTTTCGGTGCGGAGGGAGCTGTGTGCCGTCATGGTGTTTGCGGTTGTGGAACGGGCCGGAACCATCGTGCTCAACAACGGTGAAGAG ctggACTCATGGTCAGTCATTTTGAATGGAGCAGTAGAGGTGATCTATCCAGATGGcagcagtgtgagtgtgtgtatgggTGGAAGTTTTGGTGTCTCCCCTTCAATGGAAAAACAGCTGATGACTGGAGTCATGAGGACCAAAGTAGACGACTGTCAG tttgTGTGTATTGCCCAGCAGGACtactgctgcattctgaatcaggTTGAGCAGAACACACAGCGAGTGGAGGAGGAAGGAGAAATCGTCATGGTCAAAGAACACAGAGAACTTGACCGGACGGGCACCCGCAAGGGACACATTGTTGTTAag GGCACTGCTGAAAGGCTGATGCAGCACTTAGTGGAGGATCATTCAGTTGTCGACCCTACATATATTGAGGACTTCCTGTTGACCTATCGTACCTTCCTGCCCAGTCCTCTGATTTTGGGACAGAGACTTTTGGACTGGTTTAATGAACCCAGTTTACGGGACAAG GTAACCCGAGTTGTCTTGTTATGGGTTAACAATCACTTCAGTGACTTTGAAGGAGACCCTGATATGACCAGTTTTTTGGAGGAATTTCAGAGCGATCTGGAAAGAGAG aaaatgacaggTCAGTTGCGGTTGCTCAACATAGCTTGTGCGGCTAAAGCCAAACCCAGAGTGATTACTATAAATAGGCCTGCTCGAGAGATGCCCCTCCCCTTCACACTGATTGGAGGAGCTGAACGAGGAACACGCCTCTTTATCAGCAGCGTGGAAGTTGGTAGCAAAGCAGAGGAAGCTGGGCTTAAACGTGGAGACCAG ATATTGGAGGTGAACGGGCAGACGTTTGAGAATGTGCAGCTGTCCAAAGCAACTGAAATTCTCAAGAACAATACACAGCTCTGTATGAGTGTCAAAACCAACCTCCTGG TCTTCAAGGAGCTGGTTGCCAGGTTGGCAGAGGAAAGGAAAAACGGCGTTCCTCATCTTCCGAAGATTGGTGACGGAAAGAAAAATAGCCGTTATTCTGTACCTGAACTTGGGGCTGGTTCTGACTTAATAGGTCAAGAAAAGGTCAGCAAGAAGGTCAAAGCACATACTGTGGGCGGCCGAAATAAACTCATGAAGATTCTAGACAAGACACGCATGAGCATCCTACCTCAGAAACCTTACAG TGACCTCGGGTTAGGGCAGACTCAGGATGACAGTATTGTGGGATTAAGACAGAACAAACAGACTCAGCCAACAATGGCAGTCAGTGGAAATCTCTCATCCAGTAACCCTGACCTGGCCCAAGGCCAACAGCGCATTATTGACTACAGTACACAGCCACCAG CACCTGGATTCACTC AATTGCAAGACCAGGTGCTGCGTGTTTTCAAAGCAGACCAACAAAGTCGTTACTTACTGATTAACAGAGACACCACAGCAAGAGAGGCAGCCAATCAGGCGATGCGAGAGTTCGGCTTGACGGCAAGTCCTGAAGCCTATTCGCTCTGTGAGGTTTCCGTCACACAGGAGGGAGTTATCAAACAGAGACGATTACCCGATCAACTCTCTAAACTGGCTGACAGGATACAGCTAAGTGCCAG GTACTACCTGAAGAGCAACATGGAGACAGAGACGCTGTGCTCGGATGTGGAAGCACAGGAGATGCAGCGAGAGTCTGTGGTCCCTTTGTTGTCCTTGAGCTCCATGGAGATAGCCAATCAGCTGTCAGCACGAAACTATCTGCTCTTCTCCAGCATTGAACCGACGGATTACATCAGTGACCTTTTCAAGCTTCACCCACAAGAGCCTCCTAGCAATCTGCGCAACTTTGAGGCTCTTGTAAACCAGGAGACCTTCTGGGTCGCCACAGAGATTGTACAAGAAACCAACCTGGCCAAGAGAGTGAAGATCATCAAGCACTTTATAAAGATTGCCCTTCACTGCCGTGACTGCAAGAACTTCAACTCCATGTTTGCCATAATCAG TGGGTTCAATCTAGCACCCGTCGCTCGGTTGAGATCTACATGGGAACGTTTGCCTGGAAAATATGAGAAGCTTCTGGCAGAATTACAGGACGTTTTTGACCCTTCTCGAAATATGGCCAAATACCGCAACCTCCTCAACAAACACAACCTGCAGCCACCAGTCATCCCTCTGTTTCCCGTCATTAAGAAAGACCTCACCTTCCTCCATGAGG GCAACAACTCCAAGGTGGACGGCCTGGTGAATTTTGAGAAGTTGAGGATGATTGCGCGAGAGATCAGACACGTGGTTCGAATGGCTTCAATCACCATGGACCCTGCGTTGCTTTTTAAGACTAG GAAGAAAAAGTGGAGAAGTCTTGG GTCTCTAAGTCAGGTGAGCAGCTCTTCTCTCTCTGACATTGGAACGATGGGTGGGAAGAGGAAGGGGAGGCGGAGCTCTTTTCTCAGCGCTAAGAAACTCTATGAGGTGGAGATGATGAGCAGACGCGTGCGGCAGTACCTGGACGCGCAAACACACGAGAGCGATGAGGAGAAGCTCCATGAACTATCTTTGCAGTGTGAGCCTGCCCACAGCTCCA GTCTGAAGAACTCAGGTGAGAGAAGACGAGTGGATGCATCTCCTGTCAGTCAAAGAAGCACCACTCCACAGCAGACTAATGGAAATCATGGTCGCAAGACATCACTTGGCAAAGAGTTACCACCATTTG GTGCCCAGTCTCCTCAGTCTCTTCATAAGATTTTGTCTCTGTCAGAAGAGGGCAGAGACAGACAACGAAAGCTGCCTGAGGACAGCCAGTCGAATGCTTCATCTCTACTCTCCTCTCCGCGTACCTCACCGCACAGCACACCTAGAAAAG CCCCACAGTTAGTGGTGAAAGCATCAGATCAGCTGAGTTTGTTAAGCTCCTCCTCCTCTGATCTCATCAGTGTTGGTGACCACACGCATGCTCAAGCCCGTACGATTACACACCCACTCAGCACACGTAGGGCTGAACCTGACCAAATGAGCTTGGG ATCCTACTCCTTGACTCAGGATCAGTGTGACCGTGCGTCATTGGACGCAGCAGACAGTGGCCGTGGCAGCTGGACGTCCTGCTCCAGTGGTTCCCATGATAACATCCAGAGTATTCCACAGCGTGTGGGTTATTATGACAGCCGCAGCTGGGAGACGCTGGCAGAAGGGATGGGACGAAGTCACGTGTCCACACCTACCGGTTACTGGGGCGATGAATTGGAAGGAGAAACAGGAACGATAAAACGTAGAGGTGGAAAAGACGAAACTCCAAACTTAAACAAGAATACTGCGAGTCGGAGGGAGGGACGCTTTAGAGATCCTCCACCCACACCGCCTGGTTATACTGCTCTGTCATTGGCTGAGGCCGACAGCCACAGTCACGCCCATGGGCGACGCCCACCAGACTACACAGCGGCTCTGCAGAGGTCTCGATTACTTAAAAGGTCATGTGATCCTCCTTCACTTCACCCATCCAGTAGATTGCCAGTATACAACCACTGCCAGTCACCACGACGTCCACAACCGGATG